A window of Chaetodon trifascialis isolate fChaTrf1 chromosome 3, fChaTrf1.hap1, whole genome shotgun sequence genomic DNA:
AGTGTGGATGAAGCTACCTGACCATCACAGAGGTCAATGAGCTGGGCCTTCTCCCTGTTGGCCCTGACGAGtttactctgcagcagcttgccGTCAAAGTACATCCAGGGACAGCAGTGCTCCCAGGGGATAGGCTGTCCACACGCGTCGTTGGCAAACAGAGCCATGTCCACTCCGCTCATGAAAAGAGCAGCCAGCTGGACTCCTCGAGGGTCCAGGTTGTCAATCTGTAGAAGAGAACCATCCAGACTtataaaatgttcaaatgaaagacagtgtgacagtgtgaacaGCCCCACTGAGCATTCAGATTAATGAAGTGCAAAGCAAAGCACAGAGCAAGCGGAAGCAGCCCATTCACCCCCGGCTGCCAAAAAATAGCAGTACACAATCTAATCCAGCCAACACAAAAAGCCAGCAGACACAACCTAGATGTTCtggcacagcagagagcagacaggacgACAGaactacacacagacagaccacaAGGACCAAAGCGCACAGCTCATGTGGATGGTTTACATTAACAAAGGCCAAATGAGAACAGAGCCTCAGCGTTTTTAACGACTCGGTCGGAGACACAGGGTTGATAAACCATCCACACATGACACGAGGACCCCTCTGCGTCACTCAGAGCTCTATGAAAATACTTTTAGTGCAAAGCTACAGCTTCAGGAACAACGTGCTCGTacaaaactgtgttttgttGAGCAGGTTGCTTTGTCTGCAGAATATAAAGAGTGtccagagaaagacaaaacaaactaaacaacacaaaattTGACAGGAGTCAGCCAATCAAAGTGACACTGAGAGCCATTAAATACAGACCAAGTAAGTGATTGGCAGGATGGCAAATTATGGCCTGGACATTCATGACTGTGCGTTTCTCCGACACTCTTCATATAGTAAACACTACAAAATCACCTTCAGTTCCTGCAGCTGGTCAGGCTCATAAAGTTTAGGAGAAAGTGCTTGGGCTAGGAAAGCGTCAAGTTCGTTACGACGCAAAATTCTTAATCCTGGCCAATGTAACATAAACCTGAAGCAAAACACAGAAGGTTAACAGTGTTACAAATAGCAGGAACTGATCAACTCTGTCTTAATAAATTCACTCCCTCACTCAGTTTACTTCATACTGGACTCACGTCTCGCCTACACAGTCACATCTACATACTCTGTGTGTGAGCCTCCAGTCTGTCCCGGACATCAGCAGTCTACTCACCGCAGCACACAACAGAGCACCAAGAGCGGCGTGGGGACGTTGGCAGGGTTCAGCATAGCTGGAGTGTCGGAGCGCATGCAGGCCAGAAACGCTCTCATCCTGCGGTTCTTGTCCTCCACAGCCTTCCCCAACCACAGCTTCTTCAGGTTGGGACAGGTCCACTCCCTGAAGGGCAGAGCCTCCACCAGCTCTGGAGTGTGTGGAGACTTGCCTTTGTAGGCGGCCCACTCTTTGACCATGACATGTGTATCTGGGGAGCAACAGTTGAAAGAGATCAGGGTTTGGATTTATCAAGCGTCCCAGGTTCTCTACTAGAAATTGGGTTGAAAGTCAACTGAGGACTAAAAAGCAGTTCTTGCTCAGAGTGGGACTTGAGTGTTGTTTAGATTGAATCAGAAGAGACCGTGTGATGCTGCTCTGTTGCAACATTGTGGGCTgcaaaattgaaattttgatGCCAAGTTGCATTTCTGACAGCTGTGTTTTGGAGTAAAACAGTGGTAAAACTGAGAGTCACAAAATTTGAGCTCAAttaatgatcagctgattgaacATGAAATGAATCTGAAACTACTTTGACAAACTACTGATCATCATTTCCCAAACTACAACGCCAAACTTTCTCTAGTTCCACTTCCACAAATGTGAGGGTATGACAACATGAATATATCTCTGCCATCATAATATGGCTGAGTGATTCATATAAATGCAGCTTGTTTTTCCATGACTTCACGCTGAATGGTGGAGAAATGACTGACTCTCCATCATCTGAGGAGCTGGACCAGTGATCAAAGCTCATTTTCATTGCAGACTAAACGCATCAGTGTCTGATCTGAACATCCCCTCTTGCTGTGCGGCCTGTGCTTTTTGTGGAGAGATCAGgtacatgtttacatgcattGTGGTGACCTGGTCACTGTAAATCTGTATACTGTCAATGCAGGAGGTCAGAAATGAGATGTCTCCCCTACTTCCACCATATTTTGGAATCATGGCTCGCTTATTTTAACTGTAGTAGTGAAAGGATGCtgcttttaatgtgtgtgtgtgtgtgtgtgtgtgtgtgtgtgtgtgtgtgtgtgtgtgtgtgtgtgtgtgtgtgtgtgtgtgtgtgtgtgttggagcagaCTGACAGCACAGTGAGACAAATTCACAAGACTTCTCCAGAATTCTTTGTGTTCGACCCAGATGGTGGCGGACAACACGCTGCTCTGTTTGATCACCTCTCCTTCcactccctcactctgctgtcacagtGGTGCTTTCCTCTCAGGTCTTACTGGAGAACGCTGACTGTAACCGGGAGCTTAAGTGCACGTAAAAGACAATCTCAATgattctctctcctccctgaaAATGTTTCTGCCATCTCCCGGTGACAAGCAGGGACACCTCTTGAGCCCTCTCAAATATCAGCAGGGATGATGACTGATTTCCTCAGTTAACAAAGCTGATAGAACACTTTTACTCCTAAAAGTAGGACCAAAAATGCATCACTGAGAATCTGTGACACAGTGATAGAAAGGAACTTTCTGAGCCCAGCACTCACATTCAGGGAGGCAGTTCTTTCTTACAGCAAGTCTCTCAGCCTTCTTCCTCGCCTCGGCCAGACTGAAGAGCACTCCGTAAACATATTGACGGATAGGCCGAAACAGCTGCACTGCTGAAGGCAAGTCTTTGTTTGCTTCATCTTCAATGGTGACTGATAGCTTAATCTCTCCCTGCAAAGACACACTGTTACCTACGGTACATGCTGCACAATGCCACAAACAAATCACCATAGACACGTCAGATCCCAAACATGAATAGGTGCCTCTGTATGCCTAgcattatttttgtatttcttcttcAGTTTTACACGAACATGATTCAAATAAAAGACACAGATTATGATAATCAAATAAAAGCGAGGAGCCATCAGTCAGGATGAGTCCATCCGTCTGACCTTGGTGAGAGTATGGTAGATGTAGGGGTACATAAGGCCCTTCTTGTGTCTGTGCTCGGCCACCCGCAGGACCTCAGGGGCCACAGCAGGCAGAGGTGGGATGGTGATGTCCATGTGGTTCCTTGTGGGCATGGAGAGCAGGGAGGGGATCTGGGCATTCAGGCTGTGGAGACCTCTGGCCTGTGACCCCAGACTCACAGAGgaggtcacacagaggtcagCCTGGGAACAGAGAGGGATTTCTCTTTAGTTACTCAGCAACATGTCTGATCAGGTGCAATGTGTTCTGATGTTTCAATCACTTTTGTTTGGTCCTCCAGGTCTCCCTCTGGTGTGTTTTCAGAATGTGAAGTATGCCCGTTTTTCTCCCATCCTCCCTTATGGTcactaaaatgactgaaaaacaacaaacacaccatTCAGTTTAGCAGAGAAAATATAAACCACTGATCACCTTTGGCTGCCGTTTAACCATAAAGACAATGAACAAGCACAGTGTCAGTTGCTCATATCAACAGGCAGTCAGTAGTGGATGCCCTTTGCCCCAGATTCAATTCTAGTAGTCATATCTTTATGCACAGGAGGCAGAGAAATGACAAActaacagaaagaaaagggtCAATGGTAGGTAAACTGCTACAGCAAATGCTCAACAAAAAATAGCATTTATGAAGAAATGTAGATTGACATTTTATCTGCTTCACAGCCCCGCATTCATGTCAATGAGACCACTGTgttgacaaaaaacacacacactgggtcgTCCAGCAAAAAAGCTGAACTTGATCCTTTTTGTCAAACTGTCCACTATCAGTGCAACAGTGTTATAAGTATGCAAAGCTAAATCTGTAGATTACTTTCTTGTTCATGAGCTAAATGGTTGGTATGGACTCAAATCGGACCGCTGAAGCTGACCATGAACACATCAGGAGTTTAGCTGCCCAAGGCCGACTGCTGGATGATCCTTTCCAAGTTCATCTTGAACGTGTTTAGCAGGCCTGATATGGGTAGGTTGTGCTGACCAGCTCATTTACACAATTTAATATGATTCATGCACTTTGACAGACAGCGTCATcttgttgaatgaatgaatcacagTAAAGGTTTCAATTTTTCTGCTTACTAAGTATAAACACATACTTCATTTACAAATGTCTGGAGGAGTCATGTGCTTAATTCAGCCAAATGAGAGGTGACCTCCTCCTGACCTCAGTGCCATTTCTGCCCCCAGCTTCCCACTCTTCTCGATACCAGCAAAGTTTGGTTTCCACACTAATAGTGACAAATAAGACACCAACAAAGTGACATCAGATCCTGTGAGCTGCCAATTGTCAGACGATCATAACCATTAAGAAAATGGTACAAGGTGCTCTTTACTTCTATTGTTGAGACCTGAATCAACCACAGGAAGGATCTATGTCAGAGTTTGTTGGTATAAACAAACATGCATATAATCTAGAGATCTATTTACagaaactaaactaaaaccaAGCCTCTGTGCTATCTGAAAATAGAAACTGCATACTGAGCAGTAAATAAGGAGCAGGGTTGCCATTAGAGACCAGATACAACACCGCAGTACAATTATTGTGTACGCTAAAATGCTTTACGAAACTTAAGCTCAACACATTTCCTGCAAGAGGTACCAATTACCTCGCAACCACTTAAACAATTTCAAATCTCTGTTAAGAGCTTTAATGCCTGTTATAAAAGTGTCAACATTTCTGGGAACAATGTCAGTCCAAAATACAAGCAGGAAATGAGAAGGCAGAACTTATTTTCCAGGAGACAAGTAACAACAAGGTGAAGTCATCTCCTAATATGCCTGAAATGTAAACTAACAGTAAAAGCAGGGATAACAAATACTATTAATATTACAAATATTTAGAAACTGCTGTAATTAAGCAGAATATGTGGAGTGAAAGCATTGTGCAACATTTTTGAAGAACAACTCTGATGCACAAACACCAGTGTTCCTGTCAACAAGGCTGAGGACGTTCTCCATGAATGGAGAGCAGAAATGTGCTGTGTTGAACTCACTTGGCAGTTGTGCCTAAACTCTCTTCATTCTCCGAGGAGGAGGATGTTGAGGAGGCGTTGAAGAAAGCGGCCTCTGTGTGGTTGGGGCTGACGGCCTGGTCGGAGTTGATGGGTGAGGACCTCTCATACAGCGGTGTGTGCTTCCCTTCTTGAGGAatgttgctgcagctgttctGCTCTGGGGGGCCTCTCTCCAGAGAGTCCAGAGCCAGGCTGCACTCTACCAGAGACTCTGGGCACGAGTGCTGGGCCTGGAGACAGTGAGGGAAAACACACGCGTCTCTCTCATGAAGTGGAACCACCTGCAGTATTTCCCTGTCGGGTTCAGTGTGTTTCCCAGTCTTACCCCAGGCTTTGCAGGCAGCGGCACCTGTGGAATGTTGAGCATTTTCTGAGATGGCACTGCAGCAGGCACTCCCATGTGTTTTGGTCTGACTGTGAAACAGatacagaaaacatttcagcatacAGACTCAGAGAggctgctgcacagagctgcagaacatGAACCTGTAGTATTTGTTTCTGGGGAATTTGGAATTTTTCAAAGGTAGAGGTCAGtttaaaggagaaaacaggaacTACTGTGTCGTGGTTGAATGCATCACGGTTGTTTGCttccaccaaccagtcaagttgcatcTTAactccatgtctgtccagactaaTGGATATAAAAtcttcacttcatcattttatcctctgagacatttgtgtgaaatgttgtcataatgtatgaattcttgagtttgAACAAATTCCCTCATGTTATTTGAGACATACATACGTGACCACAGATGGACAAATGGATGACCCGAAAACATCGCCATCACCAGCGCAGAGGCATAAAAAGGTCCAGCTCTGGATCCTTGAGGTCAGTGCTAACTGTGATATTTATATGATATGGATCCCTTGGATATGGTCTACAAGATCCATGCTGAGtgggacattttacagtgtaacaTCTACTcgtcagtgctctctggtgaaTAAACTATGTAATGGTGGCTTACTTATTGGCTGATACATCTGCTATAAGCTGATACTGACTGATATTGGCCAGGCCAATGTCTCACTGTAGCTCAAATTTATGATAAAGTCTTTCCCACACATGGATTTATCTCGCTCTCTCTTAAACACACTAAAAACGAAGCCCTCTGTGAAAGGCTCTCTCCATGCACACTGTCAATCAAAACACGATCATGCACAAGAGGAAGGATTGTTCTGGGCTTTTCCCTGCAGAGAACACGGCTGCCGAATTCCTGAATAACATCAATTTCGGAGTTCACAAATGCTTAGTATCATGAACACCTGAGCACAAATGTTCAAAACTGAAGCACTcaagttagttagttagttagttagttagttagtaaTGATATGTGCTGTCACGTAAGTCGTCATTGACCAAAACACAGTCAAACCAGCCGACACTTTTGCTGAAACAGGCACTAAAATGGAATGTTTCAAAGGATGAACAGAGGTGCTGCAATAAAGGACAGTTTGAGAAAAATAACGTTTACTGTCCAAAAGAAAGAACCTGAAAATGATCACAATAGAAGACCTTGAAAATATTAGTAACATTTTCTATATGGTCTATCTAATAATGTAAGACATCGTGGGAGTGGGTGAATGCGTGAAAGCATGGGTGTTAAACACAAATGTGAAGATATTtctctcacattcacacattttgacttgtcatagcaggaaaagcacaggtgttaacGTTCACAAGGCCTCTAGCACTGAGCTAGCAGAATGCAGCCATGTTTAAATTACAGAAATACATTCAGCTGTGTCAGaccagtcaaaatgtctgctgtaacAAAGCTACATACTGTTGTCTGAGGCCTTTTGTGTGGTCATGGCCAGCACTCTGAAGGTACTCACAGGCAAATCTGAGATCCTCCAGTTACTCTATACACAAACCACAGCTGCTGATGAACACCAGCAATAGTATTCAAACCAAGACCTCAAGACCAGACGGTATGATTAGACAGAAACTCACCGAAGTGTGGAGGGAAGTGGGGGGGTTTGCTGGCCACTGAGTAGTACTCCACTGCCTTCTTGAAGCGAATGACTTTGTCATCAGAGCAcgactgaaagaaaaacattgaaTGAGATGAATACAAACAGAGCACAGTCAGAGAATCAATGAACTATTTGTGACATCTCAGTTAACAATGACAACCTCCTtagtctgaagactgaagacaGCTCTCTCTGGTAAAAGCAGAACCTTGGTGCTCTGTCAAACATTCAGCCATTTCTCTACATTTCAGGCTATGACAAAGAGTCACACAGTGTCCAGATAAGTGTCTTTTTCAAACAAAGCTTTCCGCATGCTAACAAAGTTTAAATGACCTCATACATGCCAGCACACAAACTTTCCCTGCTCGGTTTATGGCTGATGGTAAGTCACTTCCTTCTATTGCAGTGCATAATAACTGTACATACAGGATGTGTTGGCGAAACTATTTGCTATGATAGAGAAAACAAATCTACCGatatttaaaatacaaatgagaagtggaaatgatgatgaagcCACATCATCAGCTTTTCCTCCTTAGAGAGGCACATGTCTGACTCAGTATCCTCTGCTGAATCTGTGTCACGATGCATGTTTCATCTCCACAGTTCACCAAAAGAGAAGCGGGGGACAGAAATGCAGCTACATAAACCTGGAAACTTTTGTGGATAGTATGACTGTTGAGGTTTTATAGTTACACTCTTTATATGCTATGAAGGAGGCTAACTAGGCTATGAGTCATGACAGACTTGAGTCAGGAGAGCTTTGAAGTGTAAATTCACAAAATCACTGCTTTTGGATAAACTCAAATCCAACATTTTTAAGCTGTGCTAAAAAAAACTATTCTGaggcaaatatttacatttaaaaactaaaatttAATGCAACCTTGTATTATCATATCTTTTTATTATCATATCTGCCTGCTACATCTTTCAAATAGTGATCGACCAATATGGGTTTTTCAATGGCCAATGTTTACGGTGCAGAGTGACCGATCTCTGATATATGATGCTGACATCATGTTGTTTCTTTGCATCTGATAAAATacaacttaataataataacaaatgacACACAATTGCTGAACTTAAATGAACACTGATTTAACACTAATCTTATTCTCTGCATTGTCTCTTTGCTAACATAGATCTGCACTGTCTGCCCTGCACTCACTTCAAATTTACAAAAATGTATCAACTAAATAAAAGTCAAGGGGTAATCAAAAAAAtaactttcaaaaaaaaaaaaaaaagactagaATTACCACCACATGGTTGTTTGCCTCCACCAGCTTTGTAGTTTACACCCATGTCTGTCTAGAGGTAACAGAtcttaagtgtattttttgagGAAATGGAACTTATCACTATTCACTTAGAGGCTGTTGttccagaggagcacagaggactgatgagAGCTTCAtgacatggtgcaacaacaatcacctgaagatcaatatcagctgAACCAATCAGCGTATGATGGACTACTGTATATCATGATGTTGGTTTATTCTCACTGTGTAAGTTCATTCAGAGAAACAACAAAGTGTCAGTTTCCTTGTATGTGTTCACGTGCTCGGCCATTAAAGCCTGTTCTGATAAATCATCCTTGTGATCATTATCTCTGAATGGGGTTTCAGGTTTGGTCAAGTCAGTTCACACAAAGAAAGCCTGCCTCTACACCCCTCTGCTCAAGATATCttgaaattaagaaaaatgaaGGTCATGGTATTCCTCTAATTCACTTAACAAGAAAATTCTTAAATCTTATTCTAAAGGTCTGCAAATAATGAAAATCAGTTTGTAGATGTCAaaggcttttattgtttttggaaCTGGATGTTTAATAATCACCAAAAGCATAATCATTTTTTCAGGTTCGAGACACTGGAGtctatcacagtgatttactgCTCCACCAATATCCAtacatatattacatatatatttatttaattcattgCCTTGTAAGTGTTTTGCAACAAACTCAGAAATGAGTGCTGGAAACCCTGTATAAACAATGATTTTCATCCAAAACAAACCGCTGCTTTTCGCAAGAATGGTCACCTGCTACACAACCACGCAGTAACGGATTCATTCAAAAAGACACTGTGATCAAAGCATCCTGCATTACATCCATCACCTCTAAAACTACACCAGCGCTGCTCTGCTTCTCGTACCTGTGAATGCTTGAAGATGTCCTTAGCAACCGCCTCCAGGTCGGTGATGTCTGGGATGTCGCGGACGTAGTCGGCCACAGCTTTGATTACAACATCACAGGGTGGGAGCACAAGCTGGTGGGCACGCACCTGAGGAACGACAACACACAGAGTCCAGGGCAGGCTTTGAAACAGAGCTGTCAGTGAGCACAGCGTCATCCTGGAGCTCTTTAGAACGCTTTCCATCTACACCACACATTCAGCCTCTGAACAGACGCTTAAAAGAGGCTTCATACTAGAATACCCTCAGCTGCCATCGCCACGGAGAACAAGTCACTGAAGATGCAGAGCGGTAGTGAACTCAGCGCTTCGTCGTTGCAGTTGAGAATGAAACACACGGCCATGCTCACTGAACTGATTCAAAATGGATGCAGAATTCAAAGTGGATTCATTTTCACAAATCTTTAGCTTCCACCCACCCTCAGTGGCACAGTAACAGAATATTTAGCTCACTGACTGGACATTTCTTGCCAAGATGCACCATGGGACTTGCAGTGAACACCTCCCCTtacattttccagtttttaCATTCTACCTTTTAACCAAAGAACCAGACATTTTCTAATGCAGTGGTTCAATTTTAAACTGATGATTCAACAAAGAGAATTTCATGTCCGTCCAAGTGCTGCTGAACTGTGAGTCACACGACACTGTCTATGAGAAGAATTAATGGAACTTTTCACCAGAACCAGGGAGCCCAAAATACCTCCTCCCACCTCACATCTCAGTGTTTTGgtaagaaacactgaatgtatgtttgttttttttaacaggaaaacacattttaattcacACTGAATGATAAGTTGGAGCGTCTTTATCCTCAGAAATGTGATGTATTTCAGAGATGGGTTTAAATCAAATCCTCAAGATCTGATTGGATCACTCAAAAGTGGGAGTGGTTTAGTAAATACAGGAAGATGCAGCACTGTATGAGACCACTGAAAGGATTTTGCACTATAAAAATGATGTTTATGTTCACACAGGGAGACAATAGTGGAACTTGTAAACTGTGTTTCTAATTCACTGTCTTTCAAGGTTCTGGCCACATTTCTGCCAGTGAGACATAATTTCAAATGAACTgagtttcttttcctctgtagCCCTCCAGTTACTGTACAGAGTATCTAAAGCCACACTGAGCTTGGCAGGTGTGGTTgactaaatgacaaaaaacaaacagcactaaATCTACTGCCACTATCTTTATCCACTAAGACATTAATAAGAGATTCACTATCCAAGTGACAGCAGCTGAACGAACAGACAGTTTGTCTTGAAAGTGGCTGAAACGAAAGTTTTAGAGCTTCaatattcacattattttgaACACAGCATATTGATTTCCTCATCATTTCATCAGTATTACAGTGGTACTATGATGTACAGTGCAATTTGGGTTACATACACAGTATTAGTGTGGGAGCAAAGAAAAGACTTGCAGGTCAGCAGTGGAACATGGTTAACACACGTaggcagtcagtgtgtgtgctctatGAAGTCCTGAGTCCTCTGGCAATGGAACGTACTGTGTCTTTATGGTGGGCAGCTCAGCCTCAGTCGGGCTGCACATGTGAACCAGATGGCTTTCTGTTTAATCACTGTGagtcatttcaaaaggtaacaGCTGAGCCATTTTCACGCTGCCCTTAAACTGTCTGCCACTGCTGCCGTGCAACTGTTCGACTCAACCATTCACCAATCCATGAACATCCTGTGTCTGTAAGCTGGATCGTATTGGCCATGTATGAACATTTAGCCGCATTACTGCATCCAGTTtggcaggagctggtggagagtgTTA
This region includes:
- the LOC139329116 gene encoding constitutive coactivator of PPAR-gamma-like protein 1 homolog isoform X2 encodes the protein MGVQGFQEYIEKHCPSAVVPVELQKLARGSMVGGGRQRPPQSPLRLLVDAENCLHRLYGGFYTDWVSGGQWNHMLGYLAALSKACFNGNIELLVCFNGALEKGRLHEWVKRQVNERQTAQQIISHIQNKGTPPPKVWFLPPVCMAHCIRLALLRFRVGVVQSIEDHHLEVIALCRENGFHGLVAYDSDYALCNIPYYFNAHALKLSRNGKSLTTSQYLMHEVARQLDLNPNRFIIFASLLGNHILPDEDLAAFHWSLLGPEHPLASLKVRAHQLVLPPCDVVIKAVADYVRDIPDITDLEAVAKDIFKHSQSCSDDKVIRFKKAVEYYSVASKPPHFPPHFVRPKHMGVPAAVPSQKMLNIPQVPLPAKPGAQHSCPESLVECSLALDSLERGPPEQNSCSNIPQEGKHTPLYERSSPINSDQAVSPNHTEAAFFNASSTSSSSENEESLGTTANHFSDHKGGWEKNGHTSHSENTPEGDLEDQTKADLCVTSSVSLGSQARGLHSLNAQIPSLLSMPTRNHMDITIPPLPAVAPEVLRVAEHRHKKGLMYPYIYHTLTKGEIKLSVTIEDEANKDLPSAVQLFRPIRQYVYGVLFSLAEARKKAERLAVRKNCLPEYTHVMVKEWAAYKGKSPHTPELVEALPFREWTCPNLKKLWLGKAVEDKNRRMRAFLACMRSDTPAMLNPANVPTPLLVLCCVLRFMLHWPGLRILRRNELDAFLAQALSPKLYEPDQLQELKIDNLDPRGVQLAALFMSGVDMALFANDACGQPIPWEHCCPWMYFDGKLLQSKLVRANREKAQLIDLCDGQAELVAKVEKMRQSILEGLNFTRPPHPPPFPPPPLPPPHGMPFYPPSGSFYPPPPMMPPQGRGRGMPGMSSQGGKLEIAGTVVGQWAGARRSRGRGGFPLQVVSVGGPNRGRPRGVISTPVIRTFGRGGRYQPRAFKSQGAYPSKPAHKPAHTCGHDAAKERKKPKPEERKSSPVPCDGSTTENGVEDKEPDQLNGDKEECRALIQPESAFSSDSKTCNSNPHLNALNVDSGCRRDEGLEAAVLKKEE
- the LOC139329116 gene encoding constitutive coactivator of PPAR-gamma-like protein 1 isoform X3 — its product is MGVQGFQEYIEKHCPSAVVPVELQKLARGSMVGGGRQRPPQSPLRLLVDAENCLHRLYGGFYTDWVSGGQWNHMLGYLAALSKACFNGNIELLVCFNGALEKGRLHEWVKRQVNERQTAQQIISHIQNKGTPPPKVWFLPPVCMAHCIRLALLRFRVGVVQSIEDHHLEVIALCRENGFHGLVAYDSDYALCNIPYYFNAHALKLSRNGKSLTTSQYLMHEVARQLDLNPNRFIIFASLLGNHILPDEDLAAFHWSLLGPEHPLASLKVRAHQLVLPPCDVVIKAVADYVRDIPDITDLEAVAKDIFKHSQSCSDDKVIRFKKAVEYYSVASKPPHFPPHFVRPKHMGVPAAVPSQKMLNIPQVPLPAKPGAQHSCPESLVECSLALDSLERGPPEQNSCSNIPQEGKHTPLYERSSPINSDQAVSPNHTEAAFFNASSTSSSSENEESLGTTANHFSDHKGGWEKNGHTSHSENTPEGDLEDQTKADLCVTSSVSLGSQARGLHSLNAQIPSLLSMPTRNHMDITIPPLPAVAPEVLRVAEHRHKKGLMYPYIYHTLTKGEIKLSVTIEDEANKDLPSAVQLFRPIRQYVYGVLFSLAEARKKAERLAVRKNCLPEYTHVMVKEWAAYKGKSPHTPELVEALPFREWTCPNLKKLWLGKAVEDKNRRMRAFLACMRSDTPAMLNPANVPTPLLVLCCVLRLTTWTLEESSWLLFS
- the LOC139329116 gene encoding constitutive coactivator of PPAR-gamma-like protein 1 homolog isoform X1, translated to MGVQGFQEYIEKHCPSAVVPVELQKLARGSMVGGGRQRPPQSPLRLLVDAENCLHRLYGGFYTDWVSGGQWNHMLGYLAALSKACFNGNIELLVCFNGALEKGRLHEWVKRQVNERQTAQQIISHIQNKGTPPPKVWFLPPVCMAHCIRLALLRFRVGVVQSIEDHHLEVIALCRENGFHGLVAYDSDYALCNIPYYFNAHALKLSRNGKSLTTSQYLMHEVARQLDLNPNRFIIFASLLGNHILPDEDLAAFHWSLLGPEHPLASLKVRAHQLVLPPCDVVIKAVADYVRDIPDITDLEAVAKDIFKHSQSCSDDKVIRFKKAVEYYSVASKPPHFPPHFVRPKHMGVPAAVPSQKMLNIPQVPLPAKPGAQHSCPESLVECSLALDSLERGPPEQNSCSNIPQEGKHTPLYERSSPINSDQAVSPNHTEAAFFNASSTSSSSENEESLGTTANHFSDHKGGWEKNGHTSHSENTPEGDLEDQTKADLCVTSSVSLGSQARGLHSLNAQIPSLLSMPTRNHMDITIPPLPAVAPEVLRVAEHRHKKGLMYPYIYHTLTKGEIKLSVTIEDEANKDLPSAVQLFRPIRQYVYGVLFSLAEARKKAERLAVRKNCLPEYTHVMVKEWAAYKGKSPHTPELVEALPFREWTCPNLKKLWLGKAVEDKNRRMRAFLACMRSDTPAMLNPANVPTPLLVLCCVLRFMLHWPGLRILRRNELDAFLAQALSPKLYEPDQLQELKIDNLDPRGVQLAALFMSGVDMALFANDACGQPIPWEHCCPWMYFDGKLLQSKLVRANREKAQLIDLCDGQAELVAKVEKMRQSILEGLNFTRPPHPPPFPPPPLPPPHGMPFYPPSGSFYPPPPMMPPQGRGRGMPGLQGMSSQGGKLEIAGTVVGQWAGARRSRGRGGFPLQVVSVGGPNRGRPRGVISTPVIRTFGRGGRYQPRAFKSQGAYPSKPAHKPAHTCGHDAAKERKKPKPEERKSSPVPCDGSTTENGVEDKEPDQLNGDKEECRALIQPESAFSSDSKTCNSNPHLNALNVDSGCRRDEGLEAAVLKKEE